In the bacterium genome, one interval contains:
- a CDS encoding histidine phosphatase family protein: MRIYLVRHSDAVDHIPSLPDAARYLSARGRVSFREMALRFRDAGGDPTRILTSPFVRAVQTAEILSEALRFDGEVVLDPRLSPGFDVAKLNAVMDGCPSEREIAFVGHEPDLGGILTRLLSLPQKYAMRKGAIAALDLPIAGDPLRASLAWLLTGDRRIEDPAMLVT, encoded by the coding sequence ATGCGGATCTATCTCGTTCGCCATTCGGATGCCGTGGACCATATTCCCTCGTTGCCGGACGCGGCGCGATACCTGAGCGCCCGGGGACGCGTGTCGTTCCGGGAAATGGCTCTCCGTTTCCGCGATGCAGGGGGAGATCCCACCCGGATTCTCACCAGCCCATTCGTCCGGGCGGTGCAGACGGCGGAGATCCTGTCGGAGGCGCTCCGGTTCGACGGCGAAGTCGTCCTGGATCCGCGGCTTTCCCCCGGATTCGACGTTGCGAAGCTGAACGCCGTGATGGACGGTTGTCCCTCCGAAAGGGAGATCGCCTTCGTCGGACACGAGCCGGACCTGGGCGGCATTCTCACCCGCCTCCTCTCCCTCCCCCAAAAGTACGCGATGCGCAAGGGCGCCATCGCCGCCCTCGATCTCCCGATCGCAGGGGACCCGCTCCGTGCAAGCCTTGCCTGGCTCCTTACCGGGGATCGCCGGATCGAGGACCCCGCGATGCTGGTGACGTAA